The sequence gattttatacacctgtcagcaacgggtgtggctgaaatagccgaatccattaagttgaagggatgtccacatactttagtgtACCAGTATATAACAATAGTTGTCCAGTGAGGGGTGGGtggaatatcaacaaaaaaaGTATACTTCTTTTGGTAAGGGTATTACAGCAATACACAAATATCATCACCTGATCTGATCAGATGTAATCCTGTTGAACTGGCTGATCTGAAGTTAACATGTTGTTCGTGCTTGCAACTATAGTTTTTTTGTGCATTGCGGTGTGTTTGAGAAGTACAATGCTATCTCTCTCTCGaattctaataataataataaaaaacatcACAAAACAGTCAGTTCTGTTGAACTTTGTCACCACACAGTAGTTGACACTTTGCATTGCATTGTTTGATTTGGTATAGATGTATTGCTATGTTAAGGAAGCAATAGCTAAATGGTATATATCATCATTGATTATTATTACAGCTGTGGTAATTGGATAACACACTGGTAATAAAAACAAATGTATATTGTGTTGATTAAGTATAtcaaaaaaatgtattcaatCTCTCTTCCCCCTTCAACCAGTGCTAGTATGGTTGGAGTATATAGATTACATGAGCTGATGGTAACAAATAATTTACCGTATTTTCACGAAAAATCTATTATATATATAAATGCATCTAGTGGCTGGCAGCGATTCTCATACTCCCATATTTGATTAGGAACAGATCTACATTTACTGGGGAGgaggggctggtccaactcataAAAAAAGAAATGCGCCCCCTTCCCTAACATtaaaatattttcacatgaccctccccttgtactgtaaaatacatttcacaccctcccccctcatatAATTAACTCAAATAACGTTTACGAccaaaaataacaataactgtgtttataaacgtggatatACTTTGCCAATTCAGCACCCTTTTGTGGCACAGTTGATGCCAAGCAGGACTACGGGTCAGAAGGATAAGGGTTTGCCAACCACCACAGAcaagctcactctccctgcctgtttccttacactacgatcagagctggctgcagacaatgatcagctaagggttaatcagattttcaacattttgatgccatatttataattatataaaatgtatgcaacgaattttccaccaacaggtttctgtgccaatgcaccacacaaccaataaacaaagcctATGGACTTTgggcacttcaatatcatggtttgcgttttcaacaccacaataaatagactatgtcaatctcgacaaacatAAAATGCATCCCTCCCTaccatgtaggcttaccctgtatCAAAGGCTTGGCAATCTCGGAATGTATTAAtatttttggtgttttgtaacagatgtctctctCTTATTTTTTTACCACCCTCTTCGGAGAACAAaaatttatttgttatttttacagCTTTTTTGTtacatataaatacatttgacaTATTTACATATTACATTTGACATATATATTTGACATAATACATACATGATACTTTTATATACAGCATTcacatgaaaaataaataaaataaaagatcccagatattttctatatgcacaaaaatcttatttctctcaaatgttgtgcacaaatttgtttatatcacTGTActgagcattttatcctttgtcaagataatccatccaactgacaggtgtggcatatcaagaagctgattaaatagcatgatcattacacaggtgcaccttgtgctggggacaggttctcccatctcatcagaggaactctagagctctgtcagagtgaccatcgggttcttggtcacctccctgactaaggcccttctccccagattgctcagtttggccgggtggccagctctaggaagagtcttgatggttccaaacttattccatttaataatgattgAAGCCtctctgttcttggggacctttaatgctgtagaaatgttttggtacccttccccagatctgtgcctcaacaaaatcctgtctcggagctctacggacaattcctttgacctcatggcttggtttttgctctgacaactgtgggaccttttatatagttgggtgtgttcctttccaaatcatgtagaaacatctgaaggatgatcaatggaaacaggatgcacctgatctcaatttcgagtctcgtagcaaagggtctgaatacttatgtaaataaggtatttctgtttttacaattttttgataataatagtgaagacatcaaaactatgaaataacacatatggaatcatgtagtaacaaaaaagtgtaaaataaatcaaaatatattttctatttgagattcttcaaatagccacgctttttcttgatgacagctttgcacactcttggcattctctcaaccagcttcatgaggtagtcacctggaatacatttcaattaacaggtgtgccttcttaaaatataatttgtggaatttctttccttcttaatgcgtttgagccaatcagttgtgttgtgacaaggtagcggggttatacagaagatagccctatttggtaaaagaccaagtccatattatggcaagaacagctcaaataagcaaagagaaatgacagtccttcattgctttaagacatgaaggtcagtcaatacggaaactttcaagaactttgaaagtttcttcaagtgctgtcgcaaaaaccatcaagcgctatgatgaaactggctctcatgaggaccgccacaggaattgaaggcccagagttaccgctgctgcagaggataagttcattagagttaccagcctcagaaattgcagcccaaataaatgcttcacagagttcaagtaacagacacatctcaacatcaactgttcagaggcgactgtgtgaatcaggccttcatggtcaaattgctgcaaagaaaccactgctaaaggacaccaataagaagaagagacctgcttgggccaagaaacacaagcaatggacaatagaccggtggaaatttgtccagcattctgcagcgatacgccatcccatctggtttgggcttagtgggactatcatttgtttttcaacaggacaatgacccaacagacctccaggctgtgtaagggctactttaccaataaggagagtgatggagtgctgcatcagatgacctggcctccacaatcccccgacctcaacccaattgagatggtttgggatgagttgaatggcagagtgaaggaaaagcggccagcatgtgctcagcatatgtgggaactccttcaagacttttggaaaagcattccaggtgaagctggttgagggaatgccaagagtgtgcaaagctgtcatcaaggcaaagggtgactttttgaagaatctcaaatacaaaatatattttgatttgtttaacactttttttggtgactacatgattccatatgtgttatttcatagttttgatgtgttcactatcattctacaatgtaaacaatagtacaaataaagaaaaacccttgaatgagtagatgtgtccaaacttttgactggtagtgtgtgtgtgtgtgtgtgtgtgtgtgtgtgtgtgtgtatacctctTTCCATTCATTAATTGTTcgctgcacagtttggattggttgattttatttgtcagttaAAAAAATACACAAAGATTTTTAAAAGTGACcgggattgcacaataaagtcagagacttatttccattgtggtccctatttCTTTACATAAATACATATTAAATTACGTAGATAGAGATGAAAAAATGCCTCCAGatgagggtgggggtggggggggttcacTACAATTCGAAAACAAAGTTTGACAACCCTCCCGTATTGTGAAAACGTAATTACTTTTTATTTTTCAGTAACACACGGACAACATTACCATAGACCAATCAATAACAGTGCATATTAGAATGACCTTTAGTTTCCCCGGAACGAGCAAAGCGGGGTTTAGctataattatgactttgtggctgtggtaactagtgatgtTCATTTACACAAGCTCCAGCTGATTCTTGTTTATTTTCTTGTAGAGAGCAATAGTAACGGAGTCTTTCTGTAGGCGCTAACTCCGCCATTGTTCGTTGGGTAAAGCCTATGGGAAACActggcttaggagatcttatatgttttgttctatgggataatcttcatcagctaacgtcactttttgtgaattctgAAGCAtttatataattttaaaaaagcaCATAAAGCACATAAAAGGCTtgataattcataaaggtcatgttaactgactgatattatctcatataacaaaacatataagatctcctaagcctgtgttaacctcagaccttattttcggcgtttatcccaaaaccctattatttccccattcattttccccatagcaATGGCTGAACAAACCAGACGTAACTCTTTTCcggtttttaggactacaagctggcgagctctattaaGCACGACAAGCAATGTCAAACACTTGTGAGAAGGGTCCGTAATGGAGGCATAGTGTAGTTAAAGAAGAAAGGGGCAAAGACACGACAGCTAGCGAGGTGCCAATGAGAAGAAAGAAAGGGCTTTGTCTGGGAATGAACCCTTGTTATGGACCGCCCACTTGTCAGGGAACGCCCCCTGGACACTTGCCGCATTCAGACCACATTCAAGGGGGCCGACCGCAGGCGTGGGGGAAATTGGAAGAGTAGGGAGAGTCGGAGGAGAAATGTCGTCCCTAGACAAGGCAAGAAGTAGATGTATGTCAGGGGAAGTGCAGTACTATCGCAAGGAGTTATACTTGGATACGGAGGAGGTATGGAGGGGAaaaagaggcagaggaggtctgagagagggaggaagagggtgagcttgagtcaGTTAAAAATGGCAGGAAAAAGGGAgctggtttgttaaagaagaatggtagaaagtgtaaacagagtgagttgaagacaggaggagaaattgAAGTGAATGAAGGcaaagtatcggaggtggtagatgtggtgaagttctcggagcccaagggtcaggataaagatgagtctgtgacagtaggagtgaagtttttggaaaaagtgggcccttgccttttggctgatacatttgtggtttcagggtgggtgaaaacagagttgggtgctgtgaaatcggtgagggtaaccagaagtggtctagtgataattgtttgtgtttctgctggtcagagggggCAGGCGCTCCATgttaaacaaatgggggcaagaaatgtgaattgttttgctctcaagaaaagggtgccattgaaaGGTGTGAtttactggggtagcggtaaatgtgaaagctgaccaattgaaggggaagattcccggtgtttgtgatgctcgttgtTTGGTGTGATGCAGAAAGGTTGGCgtgagtggagaaacagaagagtcattgtctgttcttttgagttttgatgttgagtctttgcccgacaaagtgatgttaggatatacaAGTTATCCGgtacgagcttttgtgccgaatacatgacgttgttacaggtgtcaagcttatgggcatgtggcagcagtgtgttggagggaggttcctaggtgtgagaagtgtgcagaagggcatgagacaaaggaaagtgtagcattggggaaagtagtggtatgtgttaattgtaggggtgcccatggggctggagaTCTGAAATGTCCAGTGCacgttgaggtttccagggttagagtagtgcagaagttgtctgaggcagtgaagaaagtagaggaagatgggtcaagggggagggatcctgagaggaatggtgtgagtagtaaatatgtaccagtacagagggatacaCCAACATAGTGATATCTGTTTCAataagattggatttttggcatttatagcaatggttatcaactgtactgcagggatggaatgtaagtcgcagaaaatagaggtggtggcagctgcagcGAGGTATttcccaattgtaaagtggttatcccactggctatagggtgaacgcaccaatttgtgagtcgctctggctaagagcgtctgctaaatgacgttaatgtgcccttgagcaaggcacttaaccctaattgctcctgtaagtcgctctggataagagcgtctgctaaatgactaaaatgtaaatgtaaatgtatttgggtgtgcgagacttgacatcagaagagttacagggtgtgttaagtggtggtgtcccatcctttcaggctgttggcctgaagtaggaataaatttatttaaatagtggagtatggtTATTATTATAATCATTTTTTTATGTTGTGAGAGTAGTATGAGATGGTATCGTATTTGTtgattttttaaattttaaagcaaagtataagggattTATACTCCAGTCTATTAGGTGGCGGTAATTcgacatttattggatgccaaccgccgttaaacctaataggagaggaagaagaagaaaccGAGCGCACCCACTGTCACCTTGCAGACAGTGTTGGTTTCTAGTAGCAACGCCTGCCAAACAGAAGAGAAGAAAGATGGTCCTGAGTAAGTAGAAAGCTGGTTGGCTAATCCCgataattaaaccaatttgtcACCAATGCACGAAAGCAATATGGCTAGCGAGTCGTTATGAGACAAAATGAAATAACGTTACGGTGCTgtcttattttgtatttttcaaatAGCTTGTTAACTTGTGATACAGGCAACCgagtaaactagctagctagataggtaGCCTAGCTAGCATCAACGTGTCACTTGTTGCTATTTTTGCCTACTACCGTATCTATAACATTTGCTACACCCTTTTTCCATAATCTACAGTCACAGAAGACATGGTCCGACGTCGGGCAGAGCATAACAACTGCGAGATCCTTTCCTTAGAGGAGGTGTCTTTGCATCAACAAGATATTGAGAAAATAGAACACATTGATAAATGGTGCAGGGACCTCAAAATTCTGTATCTTCAAAACAATCTCATTCCCAGAATAGGTGATTCAAATTTCTTTCCCCTTCCTCTTTTTTATATAATTGCAATTCAATTATATATTTCAAAATCTAACTACCCTATCTATATTTTATGTATATTTCATTGGCCATCAATGCAATTTCAATATTTTGAAATATGAATTAATTTGCTCTCCATAGAAAATGTATATAGACTGAAAAAGTTGGAGTATCTAAACCTTGCTTTGAACAACGTTGAACTGATTGAAAACCTGGAAGGTTAGTATTTTGTGCACATAGCCACTTCTACTATTTTACAACCTTGTCCTATCTGTTTGTGTTAATGTAGGCTAAGGAAATGACCAAAAGTCTCTGTTTTGTAATAGCATTTCTCCTCCTGTGCTTTGACTCTAAAAATAGCAATTTCATTGTGGCTTTAGAGAATCAAATAGGCCAAATAGATCTCTTCTTGCCTCCTCATCCGTTACAACAGGATGTGAGAGTCTCCAGAAGCTGGACTTGACAGTGAACTTTGTGGGCCGGTTGAGCAGTGTGGAGTCATTGAAGCACAACCTCCATCTCCGAGAGCTTTTCCTGGTGGGGAACCCCTGCACTGAGTTTGAGGGCTACAGGCAATACGTTGTGGCTTCACTGCCCCAACTGAAGGTATCAGgagggatagagaacagaagtttcaagttttaatgtcacatgcacaagtacagtgaaattaAGATCATATGTTAAAATCTCACTGACgctgtgccacaataaaaaagaaatgtgtcTTATCATTTACATGTGtcttatctgtgcttggagttccaAACAAttaacccaaactaagctagcagtgttattaaaactTTTAATGAAAAGTGTTCTCAGAActttatttaattaccttcaaataacctataattgcCATTCTCAGAACCTctcaggaaaactttcagggaaccatagtaaaatgtCCTCAGAACCTCCCAACAACCTAAATGTTCACTTCCTTTCTCTAAAAACATTCAGTTTTATGCAGTTCTTGCACttgctaccataccccgttcaaaggcacttaaatattttgtcttgcccattcaccctctgaatggcacacatgcacaatccatgtctccgttgtcgcaaggcttaaaaatccttatttaacctgtttcttcctcttcatcttcactgatttgaagtggatttaacaagtgacatcatagtatccctgcacattgtaaatatggtactggaactgaccctgtatatagtatgcttacttactttatttaTCCTGTTcatcttcttatttttatatcttgtgtgtttttgttctaccttgttagttTTAGTATTatgttgttattgattactgtatTGTTGGGGTTAGcacttgcaagaaaggcatttcactgtacttgtgcatgtgacattgaaacttgaaacctggattcatctggtaagtctgtcatggaaaaagcaggtgtccttaatgttttgtacactcagtgtatgccatttaacagatacttttatccaaagcgactcacagtagtgtgtgcatacattttcctaaAAGAtatacgcgcacacacactcaaaatCACTAGTCTAGCATGCACTTGCTCGCCTGAAGATAGCCTAGCGTGGTAGGGgaaataatgttttattttttgcaGTATCTGGATGGGAAAGAGATTGGCAGGTCGGAGAGGATCCGGGCCGGACAAGGCCTAGATGAGGTGAGGAGGCGGATTCGGCAGCAGGAGCAGGATTACCTGAggaagagagtgagtgagaaagaggaggccaagagagagggaggagaggcgcAACGGGGGCCGAGAAAGGAAAGCAGCTCCTCTGCTAAAGAGAAGAAGCCTGGCTTTGATGGTCGCTGGTACACTGACATCAACAACACCATGTATGTTCACGCTTTCCACCTTGATTTTATTTTATGTAGAACAGCAAGGATAACTGGTGCATCTGTggagtaaccctaaccctaacctcatctgCGGTTCTCGAATTCAGTTGGCCCGATACAGTATTTCAGTTCACTGTCAATCACTCCGTTTATTTCAGTGTTTTTAATAACTCTGAAGAGTTCTGTTTATTGATCTTTAGCCCTGTGCCTGAAGAAAACAAAGAGATccaagggagagaggagaaagtgaAGACAAGCTGCCTTTCTTCAGAAGACCAGGAAAGGGAGTTTTGGGAGAAACCTTGTGCCTTTACTCCAGAGTCACGCCTGGAAGCTCACCGCCACCTTAACGAGAAGAAAAAGGCTAAAGAAAGGTAGGTAAACAGCTAGCAATTCTAGGGAGAGTGAATGTAATGGTACTCGTAATGTTCCCCTATTGTTTGAGTGTATAGTTTTCCCttagttaggggaacattctatctATGTTATCAAAAACCTTAGCATGTTTTGCTGttagttaggagaacattcccttaatATCAAGCAGAACTTTTCTAGAATGTAGTTACAATGTTCTTAGAATATACAACATGAATGTTCTAGATGCATTTTATGGGTTCGTTGCAAGAACATTAACATGTCGTTTTCTGAGGGTTATGAGAATATTCCATCAaagtcccaccaaacatacacagaacatggttgccatgttctcagaatataagatacagtgagggaagaaagtatttgatcccctgctgattttgtacatttgcccactgacaaagaaatgatcagtctataattttaatggtaggtttatttgaacagtgagagacagaataacaacaaaaaaatccaggaaaacgcatgtcaaaaatgttataaattgatttgcattttaatgagggaaataagtatttgacccctctgcaaaacatgatttagtacttggtggcaaaacccttgttggcaatcacagaggtcagacgttttttgtagttggccaccaggtttgcacacatctcaggagggaagaagcagtcagctggtattctgtctataatggagtggctaGCACAGTCACCGTAtatcaaccctattgagctgttgtgggagcagcttgaccgtatggtacgtaagaagtgcccatcaagccaatccaacttgtgggaggtgcttcaggaagcatggggtgaaatctcttcagattacctcaacaaattgacaactagaatgccaaaggtctgcaaggctgtaattgctgcaaattgaggattctttgacgaaagcaaagtttgaaggacacaattattatttcaattaaagtCATTATTTCTAtgactatatttcctattcattttgctatatttcctattcaaactcatttcatgtatgttttcatggaaacaaggacatttctaagtgaccccaaacttttgaacggtaatgtatgtatgtatgtacagttgaagtcagaagtttacatacaccttagccaaatacacagtgaattataagtgaaataatctgtctgtaaacaattgttggaaaaattacttgtgtcatgcacaaggtagatgtcctaaccgacttgccaaaactatagtttgttaacaagaaatgtgtggagtggtttaaaaacgagtgttaatgactccaacctaagtgtatttaaacttccgacttcaactgtatgtatgtatgtatgtgctcCTGCTCTACTAAATAAATCTCACTCCACCAACAGCCTATCGTCTAAACAGTCAACCAGtttactaaatggggtcagcctaATATCAATGCTGTCTAATGACCCCAAGCTTTTTGGTTAAGTCTAATGCCTAGTCTTAATGTAAACTCATTGCACTGCTGAAGTTGTGACCTGGTGTCCCGAAGTTGATAAATTTTTAATCTCCTTGTTTAAACCCTCATCTCTGAGAGTCCATCGATTTGCCATCATGAAACACGTCACAGAGAGTGTGATCCTATCGAGTGGAAAGCACTAATGGAAGGGGTTGATTTGGAATTCAGAATTCCACTCGctcggtttctctctctgtttttctttctCTTGATTAAATTGAAAATACACTTTACCAGCATGACAAAGGGGACAAAACAAGAAACGTCACAACCAATCACTTTAATGACCGGGCCCAATGgccacagacgtcagttcaacgtctagttttgatttacatttgtttgagttttcaactaacgtgaaatcaacaaaaaaaatgcaccatgtcattggatttaggttaaaagttgggtgaaaaaaagactgTCCATACGTGATGACCTTCTGCAAATCCAATCCGTTTTCCATGTTTATTCTACGTCATCACATTTATTTTTTCGGGGGGTctaaatgacgtggaaacaacgtttattcaaccagtttttgcccaatgGGGGTAGCAGTTTCAAGTGATCTGATGCATGTAGCCGAAACAAGggttaagtcccaaatggcaccctatttcctacatagtgcactactttggtatgggctctggtccaaagtagtacaTTATGTAGGAAATGTGGTGCCTTTTGGGATGCAGCCAAGGACCTCATTAACCGTATTGATGCAGtcggatgtacagtggggagaacaagtatttgatacactgccgattttgcaggttttcctacttacaaagcatttttatcataggtacacttcaactgtgagagacggaatctaaaacaaaaatccagaaaatcacattggatgatttttaagtaattcatttgcattttattgcatgacatacgtatttgatcacctaccaaccagtaagaactctcacagacctgttagattttctttaagaagccctcctgttctccactcattacctgtattaactgcacctgtttgaactcgttacctgtataaaagacacctgtccacacactcaatcaaacagactccaacctctccacaatggccaagactagagagctgtgtaaggacatcagggatacaattgtagacctgcacaaggctgggatgggacaggacaataggcaagcagcttggtgagaaggcaacaactgttggcgcaattattagaaaatggaagaagttcaagatgacggtcaatcaccctcgatctggggctccatgcaagatctcacctcgtggggcatcaatgatcatgaggaaggtgagggatcagcccagaactacacgacaggacctggtcaatgacctgaagagagctgggaccacagtctcaaagaaaaccattagtaacacactacgccgtcatggattaaaatcctgcagcgcatgcaaggtcccactgctcaagccagcgcatgtccaggcccgtctgaagtttgccaatgaccatctggatgatccagaggaggaatgggagaaggtcatgtggtctgatgagacaaaaatatagctttttggtctaaactccactcgccgtgtttggaggaagaagaaggatgagtacaaccccaagaacaccatcccaaccgtgcagcatggaggtggaaacatcattctttggggatgcttttctgcaaaggggacaggacgactgcaccgtattgaggggaggatggatggggccatgtatcgcgagatcttggccaacaacctccttccctcagtaagagcattgaagatgggtcgtggctgggtcttccagcatgacaacgacccgaaacacacagccagggcaactaaggagtggctccgtaagaagcatctcaaggtcctggagtggcctagccagtctccagacctgaacccaatagaaaatctttggagggagctgaaagtctgtattgcccagcgacagccccgaaacctgaaggatctagagaaggtctgtatggaggagtgggccaaaatccctgctgcagtgtgtgcaaacctggtcaagacctacaggaaacgtatgatctctgtaattgcaaacaaaggtttatgtaccaaatattaagttctgcttttcagatgtatcaaatacttatgtcatgcaataaaatgcaaattaattacttaaaaatcatacaatgtgattttctgggtttttgttttagattccgtctctcacagtggaagtgtacctatgataaaatattacagacctctacatgctttgtaagtaggaaaacctgctaaatcggcagtgtatcaaatacttgttctccccactgtaactacttCTGATATAGTCACCATACGTTTTAGAAAAGGcaaaatcctaacttgagatatGCGCACATAACTTTTCATTTTGCTTGTAAGCCTTTGTTGAAGTTAGTGGGAGAGTTGTGTGAACGTACAGACTTGTATCTCAAGTTAAGATTCAGCCCAATTTGtggacctctgtagctcaattggtagagcatggcgcttgtaacgccagggtagtgggttcgatccccgggaccacccatacgtaaagatgtatgcacacgactgtaagtcgctttggataaaagcgtctgctaaatggcatattattattattattattaatattattactaTGCCAACACTTGTCTCTATCTGTTGAAGATTCTGTTTTCTGCCTAAGTTTTCTATTTATGTTTGAAGGTACAGTACATTATCACTAAACAAAAATCCAATGTCCAAAATGGGATCTCCCATGCATTTTGATAACATGTCACTTCAGtgtgctatactgtactgtataatgGGGTGCAGTTCACTGGTTTAGCCACTACATGTCACTGTAACCTCGATTTATATTTGAATCAATATGTCTCCTTACCCAATTGATTGTGAAAAAAGATAACTTGTTTTTATCTGATTATGTCAAGTTGATGTATTAGCTCCATCTTTATCTTATTATAGTTTAAATGTAGAGTTTCAATCTGATGCTTTTAAC is a genomic window of Coregonus clupeaformis isolate EN_2021a unplaced genomic scaffold, ASM2061545v1 scaf0021, whole genome shotgun sequence containing:
- the dnaaf11 gene encoding dynein axonemal assembly factor 11 translates to MVLITEDMVRRRAEHNNCEILSLEEVSLHQQDIEKIEHIDKWCRDLKILYLQNNLIPRIENVYRLKKLEYLNLALNNVELIENLEGCESLQKLDLTVNFVGRLSSVESLKHNLHLRELFLVGNPCTEFEGYRQYVVASLPQLKYLDGKEIGRSERIRAGQGLDEVRRRIRQQEQDYLRKRVSEKEEAKREGGEAQRGPRKESSSSAKEKKPGFDGRWYTDINNTIPVPEENKEIQGREEKVKTSCLSSEDQEREFWEKPCAFTPESRLEAHRHLNEKKKAKERETVKTPKAPRTLITPHGRVMNVNEPKLDFNLTEDGDNNTIVLDLEVYRHMDTSLMDVDVQPTYVRVTVKGKIFQLVLPAEVRPDSSTAKRSQITGHLVLTMPKAQDEIKMTTPRPPKVSQSSNTPEEKTRKGNSRQRLEVDPSKHSGVDLANIVPRENSAGEGPLEMSRKRLITATEQTTFYDNFVDNPDVPPLI